A genomic region of Pseudomonas sp. RSB 5.4 contains the following coding sequences:
- a CDS encoding methylthioribulose 1-phosphate dehydratase, whose product MSLTREQLAQQIVDAGRFLYGRGWSPATSSNYSTRLSPSEALLTVSGKHKGQLGLDDVLATDLSGNSLEPGKKPSAETLLHTQLYSWRAEIGAVLHTHSVNATVLSRLTPEDFIEFEDYELQKAFSGISTHESRVRVPIFDNDQDIARLAAKVQPWLDAHPDCVGYLIRGHGLYTWGAQMSDALRQIEAFEFLFECELKTRSVMNRQG is encoded by the coding sequence ATGAGCCTTACGCGTGAACAGCTCGCCCAGCAGATCGTCGACGCCGGGCGTTTTCTTTATGGTCGCGGCTGGTCGCCGGCCACCAGCAGCAATTACTCGACGCGTCTGTCGCCGAGCGAAGCGCTGCTGACCGTGTCCGGCAAGCACAAGGGCCAGTTGGGCCTGGACGACGTGCTCGCCACGGATTTGTCCGGCAACAGCCTGGAACCGGGCAAAAAGCCCTCCGCCGAAACCCTGCTGCATACTCAGCTGTATAGCTGGCGCGCGGAGATCGGCGCGGTGCTGCACACCCATTCGGTGAATGCCACGGTGCTGTCGCGCCTGACGCCGGAAGACTTCATCGAGTTCGAAGACTACGAGCTGCAAAAAGCCTTCAGCGGCATCTCCACCCACGAGTCGCGGGTGCGCGTGCCGATTTTCGACAACGATCAGGACATTGCGCGCCTCGCCGCCAAGGTGCAGCCTTGGCTCGACGCCCATCCCGATTGCGTCGGTTACCTGATTCGCGGCCACGGCCTCTACACCTGGGGCGCGCAGATGAGCGATGCCCTGCGGCAGATCGAGGCCTTTGAATTCCTGTTTGAATGCGAGTTGAAAACCCGCAGCGTCATGAACCGCCAAGGCTGA
- the aroC gene encoding chorismate synthase yields the protein MSGNTYGKLFTVTTAGESHGPALVAIVDGCPPGLEISLEDLQRDLDRRKPGTSRHTTQRQEADEVEILSGVFEGRTTGCSIGLLIRNTDQKSKDYSAIKDLFRPAHADYTYHHKYGERDYRGGGRSSARETAMRVAAGAIAKKFLATQGIVIRGYMSQLGPIEIPFKTWDSVEENAFFSPDPDKVPELEAYMDQLRRDQDSVGAKITVVAEGVMPGLGEPIFDRLDAELAHALMSINAVKGVEIGAGFACVAQRGTEHRDELTPEGFLSNNAGGILGGISSGQPIVAHLALKPTSSITTPGRSIDIHGNPVDVITKGRHDPCVGIRATPIAEAMMAIVLMDHLLRHRGQNADVRVSTPVLGQL from the coding sequence ATGTCCGGCAATACCTACGGCAAGTTGTTCACTGTCACCACCGCTGGCGAAAGCCATGGTCCGGCGTTGGTCGCCATTGTCGACGGCTGTCCGCCGGGCCTGGAGATCTCCCTCGAAGACCTGCAGCGCGACCTCGATCGCCGCAAGCCGGGCACCAGCCGCCACACCACCCAGCGTCAGGAAGCCGACGAAGTCGAAATCCTTTCCGGCGTGTTCGAGGGGCGCACCACCGGTTGCTCGATTGGTCTGCTGATCCGCAACACCGACCAGAAGTCCAAGGACTACTCGGCGATCAAGGATCTGTTCCGCCCGGCACACGCCGACTACACCTACCACCACAAATACGGTGAGCGCGATTACCGCGGCGGCGGTCGCAGCTCGGCGCGGGAAACCGCGATGCGCGTGGCGGCCGGGGCGATTGCGAAGAAATTCCTCGCCACCCAGGGCATCGTCATCCGTGGCTACATGAGCCAGCTCGGCCCGATCGAAATCCCGTTCAAGACCTGGGATTCGGTGGAAGAGAACGCCTTCTTCAGCCCGGATCCGGACAAGGTTCCGGAGCTGGAAGCCTACATGGACCAGTTGCGCCGCGATCAGGACTCGGTCGGCGCCAAGATCACGGTGGTCGCCGAAGGCGTGATGCCGGGTCTCGGCGAGCCGATTTTCGACCGCCTCGACGCTGAACTGGCGCACGCGCTGATGAGCATCAACGCAGTGAAAGGCGTGGAAATCGGCGCCGGTTTCGCCTGCGTCGCCCAACGCGGCACCGAGCATCGCGATGAACTGACCCCGGAAGGTTTTCTCAGCAACAACGCTGGCGGCATCCTCGGCGGCATTTCGTCCGGTCAGCCGATCGTCGCGCATCTGGCGCTCAAGCCAACGTCGAGCATCACCACTCCGGGCCGTTCGATCGACATCCACGGCAATCCGGTCGACGTGATCACCAAGGGCCGTCACGACCCGTGTGTCGGCATCCGTGCCACGCCGATCGCCGAAGCGATGATGGCCATCGTGCTGATGGACCACTTGCTGCGTCATCGTGGGCAAAACGCCGACGTGCGCGTCAGCACCCCGGTACTGGGTCAGCTTTGA
- a CDS encoding alpha/beta fold hydrolase, with protein MMLRVLILSLTLFTGFAHATVLQRPISLETGSGELFGSLLLPKSDNPVPVVLILAGSGPTDRDGNNPDGGRNDSLKRLAWVLAKHNIASVRYDKRGVAASLAATPDERNLSVEAYVNDAVAWSQKLKSDPRFGPLILLGHSEGALIATLAAPRADAAALISLSGSARPVDQVIREQLARSLPPPLMLRSNEILDSLKAGRTDDNVPAPLQAIFRPSVQPYLISLFRQDPAKAFAQLKMPALIIQGTHDMQVGVGDAQALKAARPEAQLVVIEGMNHVMRIVPADVKRQLASYKDPNLPLAAELGGKLIEFIDGLRTR; from the coding sequence ATGATGCTGCGAGTTCTGATCTTGAGTCTTACCCTGTTTACCGGTTTTGCCCACGCGACTGTCCTGCAAAGACCGATCTCTCTGGAGACCGGCAGCGGAGAACTTTTCGGCTCGCTGCTGCTGCCAAAATCCGACAACCCGGTGCCGGTTGTCCTGATCCTTGCGGGTTCCGGTCCGACGGATCGTGACGGCAACAACCCCGATGGCGGGCGCAATGACAGCCTCAAGCGGCTGGCCTGGGTGCTGGCCAAACATAATATCGCCAGCGTGCGCTACGACAAGCGCGGGGTGGCCGCAAGCCTGGCGGCCACGCCCGACGAGCGCAATCTGTCGGTGGAAGCCTACGTCAACGATGCGGTGGCCTGGAGCCAGAAGCTGAAAAGCGATCCGCGTTTCGGCCCGTTGATTCTGCTCGGGCACAGCGAAGGCGCACTGATTGCCACCCTCGCCGCCCCCCGCGCCGACGCCGCCGCGCTGATTTCGCTGTCCGGCAGCGCCCGCCCGGTGGATCAGGTGATCCGCGAGCAACTGGCGCGCAGCCTGCCACCGCCGTTGATGCTGCGCAGCAATGAAATTCTCGACAGCCTCAAGGCCGGCCGCACCGACGACAACGTGCCGGCGCCGCTTCAAGCGATTTTCCGTCCGAGTGTGCAGCCTTACCTGATTTCCCTGTTTCGCCAGGATCCGGCCAAGGCCTTCGCGCAACTGAAAATGCCGGCGCTGATCATTCAGGGCACCCACGATATGCAGGTCGGCGTGGGCGATGCGCAGGCACTGAAAGCCGCCAGACCCGAGGCCCAACTGGTGGTGATCGAAGGCATGAACCATGTCATGCGTATCGTTCCCGCCGACGTGAAGCGGCAATTGGCCTCGTACAAGGACCCGAATTTGCCACTGGCAGCGGAGCTGGGCGGCAAACTCATCGAATTTATTGACGGACTTCGCACCCGTTAA
- a CDS encoding acireductone dioxygenase — protein sequence MSSLSVYHVSSPEIPNKVLTHFEDIASTLAEQGVRFDRWQAAAKIQPGASQEEVISAYQEQIDKLMTERGYITVDVISLNSDHPQKAELRAKFLEEHRHGEDEVRFFVAGRGLFTLHIDDYVYAVLCEKNDLISVPAGTKHWFDMGEHPHFVAIRLFNNPEGWVANFTGEDIAGRFPRLED from the coding sequence ATGAGCAGCCTGTCCGTCTATCACGTTTCCAGCCCCGAGATTCCGAACAAGGTGCTGACCCATTTCGAAGACATCGCCTCGACGCTCGCCGAGCAGGGCGTACGCTTCGACCGCTGGCAAGCCGCAGCGAAGATCCAGCCCGGCGCCAGTCAGGAAGAGGTGATCAGCGCCTATCAGGAGCAGATCGACAAACTGATGACCGAGCGCGGTTACATCACCGTCGATGTGATCAGCCTCAACAGCGACCACCCGCAAAAAGCCGAACTGCGCGCCAAGTTCCTCGAAGAACACCGCCATGGTGAAGACGAAGTGCGCTTTTTTGTCGCCGGTCGTGGCCTGTTTACCCTGCACATCGACGATTACGTCTACGCGGTGTTGTGCGAGAAGAACGACCTGATCTCGGTGCCGGCCGGTACCAAACACTGGTTCGACATGGGCGAGCACCCGCACTTCGTGGCGATTCGCCTGTTCAACAACCCGGAAGGCTGGGTCGCCAACTTCACCGGCGAAGACATCGCCGGGCGCTTCCCGCGTCTGGAGGACTGA
- a CDS encoding DUF3509 domain-containing protein: MSLIQEKFTSLFSNFNVTTAPRPDGGILLTLRSSEGKVFKRALTYQQMHNADQLSWAISAIRRDLAEEASELPQIAMLQSQQRFALPTYHSL; this comes from the coding sequence ATGAGCCTGATCCAAGAAAAATTTACCTCGCTGTTCTCCAACTTCAACGTCACCACTGCGCCGCGTCCCGATGGCGGGATTTTGCTGACCTTGCGCAGCAGTGAAGGCAAAGTGTTCAAGCGCGCCCTGACATATCAGCAAATGCACAACGCCGACCAACTGTCGTGGGCGATCAGTGCGATTCGTCGTGACCTGGCTGAAGAAGCCAGCGAACTGCCGCAGATTGCGATGCTGCAGAGCCAGCAGCGTTTTGCGCTGCCGACGTATCATTCGCTGTAA
- a CDS encoding ankyrin repeat domain-containing protein gives MSDQSRQMTPEEAAEFTEQVFNKARDGDALMLDRLISAGLPVNLKNSKGDTLLMLASYYGHVDAVQVLLKHKADPELRNGNGQSPIAGAAFKGDLAVVKALVEAGAEIEGSSFDGRTALMMAAMFNRVEIVDYLISKGADPKAKDANGITALDAARTMGAVDTTAQLEKLLA, from the coding sequence ATGTCTGACCAAAGCCGCCAGATGACCCCTGAAGAAGCTGCCGAATTCACCGAGCAGGTTTTCAACAAGGCACGCGACGGTGATGCGCTGATGCTCGATCGGCTGATCAGCGCCGGTTTGCCGGTGAACCTGAAAAACAGCAAGGGCGACACGCTGTTGATGCTCGCCAGCTACTACGGCCACGTCGACGCGGTGCAGGTGCTGCTCAAACACAAGGCCGACCCGGAGCTGCGTAACGGTAACGGCCAGAGCCCGATTGCCGGCGCGGCGTTCAAGGGCGATCTGGCCGTGGTCAAGGCGCTGGTGGAAGCGGGCGCCGAGATCGAAGGTTCGTCCTTCGATGGCCGCACCGCGCTGATGATGGCGGCGATGTTCAATCGCGTGGAAATCGTCGATTACCTGATCAGCAAGGGAGCGGATCCGAAGGCCAAGGATGCCAACGGCATCACCGCGCTGGATGCAGCCCGCACCATGGGCGCGGTCGATACCACGGCGCAGCTGGAAAAACTGCTGGCCTGA
- a CDS encoding Smr/MutS family protein translates to MQDDDFSLFKSAIQGVKPIKHDRADTGKPKADRAQIAKLRQSATVRTDTTTVDGLSDQFVIDVGPEDELMWARDGVQESQMRKLKIGQIPFEGSLDLHGMNVEKARETLWAFLAEATKFEIRCVRVTHGKAVRLDGKRPMIKSHVNTWLRQHPQVLGFCSCQAKHGGAGAVYVMLKRTMMEGRDE, encoded by the coding sequence ATGCAAGACGACGATTTTTCCCTGTTCAAAAGTGCGATTCAAGGCGTCAAGCCGATCAAGCACGACCGCGCCGACACTGGCAAACCCAAGGCTGACCGCGCGCAGATCGCCAAACTGCGCCAGTCCGCCACCGTGCGCACCGACACCACCACCGTGGATGGCCTGTCCGATCAGTTCGTGATCGACGTCGGCCCCGAAGACGAGTTGATGTGGGCCCGCGACGGGGTGCAGGAAAGCCAGATGCGCAAGCTCAAGATCGGCCAGATCCCGTTCGAAGGCAGCCTCGACCTGCACGGCATGAACGTCGAAAAAGCCCGCGAGACCCTCTGGGCCTTTCTCGCCGAAGCGACCAAATTCGAAATCCGTTGCGTCCGCGTCACCCACGGCAAGGCCGTGCGCCTGGACGGCAAGCGGCCGATGATCAAAAGCCACGTCAACACCTGGCTGCGTCAGCATCCGCAAGTGCTCGGTTTCTGCTCGTGCCAGGCGAAACACGGCGGTGCCGGTGCGGTGTACGTGATGCTCAAACGCACCATGATGGAAGGCCGCGACGAATAA
- a CDS encoding cysteine hydrolase family protein, producing MSVPKTMFQLSGRGYAAATLSHATVVIIDAQKEYLSGPLALSGMDAAVANIKQLVAAARAAGRPIVHVRHLGTVGGLFDPQGERGEFIPGLEPQGDETIIGKLLPSAFHGTELLDRLQNLGSLDLIVCGFMSHSSVSTTVRAAKNLGFRCTLVEDACATRDLPFKGRVLSAAVVQEAEMAIMADNFATLALTQDLI from the coding sequence ATGTCCGTTCCAAAAACGATGTTTCAACTCAGCGGCCGCGGTTACGCAGCGGCCACCCTGAGCCATGCCACCGTGGTCATCATCGATGCCCAGAAAGAGTACCTCAGTGGCCCGCTGGCCCTGAGCGGCATGGACGCGGCCGTCGCGAACATCAAACAACTGGTCGCCGCGGCCCGTGCAGCCGGTCGGCCGATCGTGCACGTGCGTCATCTCGGCACCGTCGGTGGCCTGTTCGACCCGCAAGGCGAACGTGGCGAGTTCATCCCCGGCCTTGAGCCACAGGGCGATGAAACCATCATCGGCAAACTGCTGCCGAGCGCGTTCCATGGCACCGAACTGCTCGATCGCCTGCAAAACCTCGGTTCGCTGGACCTGATCGTCTGCGGCTTCATGAGCCATTCCAGCGTCAGCACCACCGTGCGCGCGGCGAAGAACCTGGGCTTCCGTTGCACCCTGGTCGAAGACGCCTGCGCCACCCGTGACCTGCCGTTCAAGGGCCGCGTGCTCAGCGCCGCCGTGGTGCAGGAAGCGGAAATGGCGATCATGGCCGACAACTTCGCCACCCTCGCCCTGACTCAAGATCTGATCTGA
- the prmB gene encoding 50S ribosomal protein L3 N(5)-glutamine methyltransferase — MITSRLRTLRDHIRWAVSRFHGEDLFFGHGTDNAWDEARQLVLGALHLPWEIADSYLDCALEDDELVNLQRLLKRRIEERIPTAYLLGEAWFCGMSFIVDERVLIPRSPIGELIENRFAPWIGDEPARILDLCTGSGCIGIACAYEFQNAEVVLADLSFEALEVANQNIERHGVDERVYTVQGDGFDGLPGQRFDLIVSNPPYVDAEDFADMPDEYQHEPELGLACGDDGLNLVRRMLAEAADHLTEKGLLIVEVGNSQVHVEALYPEVDFAWLEFERGGHGVFMLTAEQCREHQALFASRV; from the coding sequence GTGATCACTTCCCGACTTCGTACCCTGCGCGACCACATCCGTTGGGCCGTCAGCCGCTTCCATGGGGAGGATCTGTTTTTCGGTCATGGCACCGACAACGCCTGGGATGAAGCCCGGCAACTGGTGCTCGGTGCCCTGCACCTGCCGTGGGAAATTGCCGACAGCTACCTCGATTGTGCGCTGGAAGACGACGAACTGGTCAACCTGCAACGCCTGCTCAAGCGCCGCATTGAAGAGCGCATCCCGACGGCGTACCTGCTGGGCGAGGCGTGGTTCTGCGGCATGTCGTTCATCGTCGATGAGCGCGTGCTGATCCCGCGTTCGCCGATTGGCGAACTGATCGAAAACCGCTTTGCACCGTGGATCGGCGACGAGCCTGCGCGGATTCTCGATCTGTGCACCGGTTCCGGTTGCATCGGCATCGCCTGCGCCTACGAATTCCAGAACGCCGAAGTGGTGCTGGCGGATCTGTCGTTCGAAGCGCTGGAAGTGGCCAATCAGAACATCGAGCGTCATGGCGTCGATGAGCGCGTTTATACCGTGCAGGGTGATGGTTTCGATGGTTTGCCGGGGCAGCGTTTTGACCTGATCGTGTCGAACCCGCCGTACGTTGACGCGGAAGATTTCGCCGACATGCCGGATGAATACCAGCACGAACCGGAGCTGGGCCTGGCCTGCGGTGATGACGGTCTGAACCTGGTACGGCGGATGCTCGCCGAAGCGGCGGATCACCTGACCGAGAAGGGCTTGTTGATTGTCGAAGTGGGCAACAGCCAGGTGCACGTCGAAGCGCTGTACCCGGAAGTCGACTTCGCCTGGCTCGAATTCGAGCGCGGCGGGCATGGCGTGTTCATGCTGACGGCGGAGCAGTGCCGCGAGCATCAGGCGCTGTTCGCTTCTCGCGTTTGA
- a CDS encoding MFS transporter, producing the protein MAALPYWRLSSFYLFYFALLGSTAPFLALYFDHLGFSPARIGELVAIPMLMRCVAPNIWGWLGDYTGKRLAIVRFGAVCTLLTFSLIFVSKTYAWLAMVMALHAFFWHAVLPQFEVITLAHLQGQTSRYSQIRLWGSIGFIITVVALGRLFEWLSLDIYPAALVLIMAGIVLSSLWVPNAQPPQSNRPSGEGFLKQLRSPGVLAFYACVALMQMSHGPYYTFLTLHLERLGYSRGVIGMLWAVGVVAEVLMFMAMSRILARFSLRRVLMASFLLAALRWLLLGSFAEFLWVLLFAQVLHAATFGSFHAAAIAFVQRSFGARQQGQGQALYAALAGTGGALGALYSGYSWNALGATLTFSIASLAALAAAVIIATRMQEDRP; encoded by the coding sequence GTGGCGGCGCTCCCGTACTGGCGGCTGTCCAGTTTCTATCTGTTCTATTTCGCCTTGCTTGGTTCGACAGCGCCGTTTCTGGCGCTGTACTTCGATCACCTCGGCTTCAGCCCCGCGCGGATCGGCGAACTGGTGGCGATTCCGATGCTGATGCGCTGCGTGGCGCCGAACATCTGGGGCTGGCTCGGCGACTACACCGGAAAACGCCTGGCCATCGTGCGCTTCGGTGCGGTGTGCACGTTGCTGACGTTCTCGTTGATTTTCGTGAGCAAAACCTACGCCTGGCTGGCGATGGTCATGGCCCTGCACGCGTTCTTCTGGCACGCGGTGCTGCCACAGTTCGAAGTCATCACCCTCGCGCACTTGCAGGGGCAAACCTCGCGCTACAGCCAGATTCGCCTGTGGGGCTCGATCGGTTTCATCATCACCGTGGTCGCGCTGGGCCGTTTGTTCGAATGGCTGAGCCTCGACATCTACCCGGCGGCGCTGGTGCTGATCATGGCCGGCATCGTTCTCAGCAGCCTGTGGGTGCCGAACGCGCAACCGCCGCAAAGCAATCGGCCGAGCGGGGAGGGCTTTCTCAAGCAACTGCGCAGCCCCGGTGTGCTGGCGTTTTACGCCTGTGTCGCGCTGATGCAGATGAGCCACGGCCCGTATTACACCTTTCTGACCTTGCACCTTGAACGACTCGGTTACAGCCGTGGCGTGATCGGCATGCTCTGGGCCGTGGGCGTGGTCGCCGAAGTGCTGATGTTCATGGCGATGAGCCGGATTCTCGCGCGGTTTTCATTGCGCCGCGTGCTGATGGCGAGTTTTCTGCTGGCGGCGTTGCGCTGGTTACTGCTAGGTTCGTTCGCCGAATTCCTCTGGGTGCTGTTGTTCGCCCAGGTGTTGCACGCGGCGACCTTCGGCAGCTTTCATGCCGCTGCCATCGCGTTCGTGCAACGTAGCTTCGGTGCGCGTCAGCAAGGTCAGGGCCAGGCGCTGTACGCGGCGCTGGCCGGCACCGGTGGCGCGTTGGGTGCGTTGTATTCCGGTTACAGCTGGAATGCCCTCGGCGCGACATTGACCTTTAGTATTGCCAGTCTCGCGGCGCTCGCTGCTGCCGTTATCATTGCCACACGTATGCAAGAGGACAGGCCATGA
- the mtnC gene encoding acireductone synthase, translating to MSIKVILTDIEGTTSAVSFVFDVLFPYAAKHLPDFVRQNAERADVAEQIAAVRRDSNEPQADVERVVEILLSWIAEDRKATPLKALQGMVWEQGYQAGQLKGHVYPDAVEALKQWHQAGYQLFVYSSGSIQAQKLIFGCSEAGDLTPLFSGYFDTTSGPKREAQSYTNIQQAIGVEPQDILFLSDIVQELDAAQSAGLQTCGLAREGGELEGHVTVDSFTAIEPEAF from the coding sequence ATGTCGATCAAAGTCATCCTCACCGACATCGAAGGCACCACCAGCGCGGTGAGTTTCGTCTTCGACGTGCTGTTTCCCTACGCCGCCAAACATCTGCCGGACTTCGTGCGGCAGAACGCCGAGCGCGCCGATGTCGCCGAACAGATCGCCGCCGTGCGCCGCGACAGCAACGAGCCGCAGGCCGATGTTGAACGGGTGGTGGAAATTCTCCTGAGCTGGATCGCCGAAGACCGCAAGGCCACGCCGCTGAAAGCGCTGCAAGGCATGGTCTGGGAGCAGGGCTATCAGGCCGGGCAGTTGAAAGGCCACGTCTATCCGGACGCCGTTGAAGCGCTCAAGCAATGGCATCAGGCCGGTTATCAACTGTTTGTGTATTCGTCGGGCTCGATCCAGGCGCAGAAGCTGATCTTCGGTTGTTCCGAGGCGGGGGATCTGACGCCGCTGTTCAGCGGGTATTTCGACACGACGTCGGGGCCCAAGCGTGAGGCGCAGTCTTACACCAACATTCAACAGGCGATTGGCGTCGAACCGCAGGACATTCTGTTCCTGTCCGACATCGTGCAGGAACTCGATGCCGCTCAATCGGCAGGTTTGCAAACCTGTGGTCTGGCGCGCGAGGGTGGGGAGCTGGAAGGGCATGTGACGGTGGACAGCTTTACCGCGATCGAGCCGGAAGCCTTCTAA
- a CDS encoding PLDc N-terminal domain-containing protein: MGSTFNGLIGLIILALDIWAIINVLKSGAETGMKILWVLLIILLPVLGLIIWAIAGPRGNVRI, translated from the coding sequence ATGGGTTCCACGTTCAACGGTCTGATTGGCCTGATCATCCTTGCCCTCGACATCTGGGCCATCATCAACGTGCTGAAAAGCGGCGCCGAGACCGGGATGAAAATCCTCTGGGTCCTGCTGATCATCCTCCTGCCGGTGCTGGGCCTGATCATCTGGGCAATTGCCGGGCCACGGGGCAATGTGCGGATCTGA
- a CDS encoding long-chain-acyl-CoA synthetase → MSHAQSDTITWGMMLRKLPTIAKAIPRVVKGMKVANVTDPTQTCGLGWTFEQATLRNPEGLAILQDSVLLTYAQVNQWANRIAHYLSAQGIGKGDVVAVFIENRPELLVTILALAKVGAVSALLNTSQTRDTLIHSINLVAPVAVVLGEELQPAFAAIREQVSIPAQRTWFIADRDTYSQPGIAPEGYINLISASAEASGDNPASSGEVFFNDPCFYIYTSGTTGLPKAGVFKHGRWMRSSASFGMIALNMTPDDIVYCTLPLYHATGLCVCWGSAINGASGFAIRRKFSASQFWPDVRRYNATTLGYVGELCRYLVDQPASAEDSRHRVRKMIGNGLRPGAWAEFKTRFAVEHICELYAASDGNIGFSNILNFDNTIGFSLMAWELVAYDHDSGQPLRSTDGFMRKVGKGEQGLLLARIDDKAPLDGYTDPQKTAKVVLHDVFSKGDRYFNTGDLLRNIGFGHAQFVDRLGDTYRWKGENVSTTEVENLLLQHPHISEAVAYGVEVRNTNGRAGMAAITPAESLATLDFAELLAFARQRMPAYAVPLFLRVKVKMETTGTFKYQKTRLKNEGFDPGQTGDDPIYAWLPGTQTYVQVTDQVLADIHQGKYRY, encoded by the coding sequence ATGAGTCACGCGCAGAGCGACACGATTACCTGGGGCATGATGCTCCGCAAACTGCCGACGATCGCCAAAGCCATCCCAAGGGTGGTCAAAGGCATGAAAGTCGCCAACGTCACGGATCCGACCCAAACGTGTGGCCTCGGCTGGACCTTCGAGCAGGCAACGCTGCGTAACCCCGAAGGCCTGGCGATCTTGCAGGACAGCGTCTTGCTGACCTATGCGCAGGTCAACCAGTGGGCCAATCGCATCGCCCACTATCTGAGCGCGCAGGGGATCGGCAAGGGTGATGTGGTGGCGGTGTTCATCGAAAACCGCCCGGAACTGCTGGTGACCATTCTAGCGCTGGCCAAGGTCGGTGCGGTCAGTGCACTGCTCAATACTTCGCAGACCCGCGATACGCTGATCCACAGCATAAATCTGGTGGCGCCGGTGGCGGTTGTCCTTGGTGAGGAGCTGCAGCCGGCGTTTGCCGCGATCCGCGAGCAAGTGTCGATCCCGGCGCAACGCACCTGGTTTATCGCCGACCGTGACACTTACAGCCAGCCCGGTATTGCCCCCGAGGGCTACATCAACCTGATCAGCGCCAGCGCCGAAGCGTCCGGTGACAATCCGGCCAGCAGCGGCGAAGTGTTCTTCAACGATCCGTGCTTTTACATCTACACCTCCGGCACTACCGGCCTGCCCAAGGCCGGCGTGTTCAAGCACGGTCGCTGGATGCGCAGCTCGGCCAGCTTCGGCATGATCGCCCTGAACATGACCCCCGACGACATCGTCTATTGCACCTTGCCGCTGTACCACGCCACCGGCCTTTGTGTGTGCTGGGGCTCGGCGATCAATGGCGCTTCCGGGTTTGCCATCCGCCGCAAGTTCAGCGCCAGCCAGTTCTGGCCTGATGTGCGTCGCTATAACGCGACCACCCTCGGCTATGTCGGCGAATTGTGCCGCTATCTGGTCGATCAACCGGCCAGCGCCGAGGATAGCCGTCACCGGGTGCGCAAGATGATCGGCAATGGTTTGCGCCCCGGTGCCTGGGCCGAGTTCAAGACCCGGTTTGCCGTCGAGCACATCTGTGAGCTGTACGCGGCGAGCGACGGCAATATCGGCTTCAGCAATATCCTCAACTTCGACAACACCATCGGTTTCTCGCTGATGGCCTGGGAGCTGGTGGCGTACGACCACGACAGCGGGCAGCCGCTGCGCAGCACCGACGGTTTCATGCGCAAGGTCGGCAAAGGCGAGCAGGGTTTGCTGCTCGCGCGGATCGACGACAAAGCTCCGCTGGATGGCTACACCGATCCGCAGAAAACCGCCAAGGTGGTGCTGCACGACGTGTTCAGCAAGGGTGACCGCTACTTCAATACCGGCGACCTGCTGCGCAACATCGGTTTTGGCCATGCACAATTCGTCGATCGGCTCGGCGATACCTACCGCTGGAAGGGCGAGAACGTTTCAACCACCGAGGTGGAAAACCTTTTGTTGCAACATCCACACATTTCCGAGGCAGTCGCTTACGGCGTGGAAGTGCGCAACACCAATGGTCGCGCCGGGATGGCCGCAATCACGCCCGCCGAATCCCTCGCGACCCTGGATTTCGCCGAATTGCTCGCATTCGCCCGTCAGCGCATGCCGGCCTATGCGGTGCCGCTGTTCCTGCGAGTGAAGGTGAAAATGGAAACCACCGGGACCTTCAAATACCAGAAGACCCGACTGAAAAACGAAGGCTTCGACCCCGGCCAGACGGGCGATGACCCGATCTACGCCTGGCTGCCCGGCACCCAGACTTACGTGCAGGTGACGGATCAGGTGTTGGCCGATATTCATCAGGGCAAGTACCGCTATTGA